From the genome of Phycicoccus duodecadis:
GGCCGAGGACCTCGACCCGGGTCGGCATCCCGGCCCGACCCGGCGTGACGAGCCCGGCCTCGGCGTCGGTGCTGCCGGTGGGGCCGTACTCGCGCAGCACCGCGGCCACCGCCGCCTGGACCTCGGGCTCGTACCGGGTGAGGCCGCGCAGGTGGCTGGCGGTGACGCGGCCCGCCAGGTGGCCGCTGACTACCTCGGCCGCGTCGTCGGTGTCGAGCATCCCGTAGCAGGCGCCGTCGGGCAGGACCAGGAGCGTGCCGGAGAAGCGGTGCCCGCCCAGGTGGGTGCACTCCCAGACGTCGCCGGGCCGCTCGCGGGCGAGCCGCGCCGCGATGGGCCGGCCCCGCACGGCGCAGCAGGCGTCGCGGGTGCCGTGGGTGCAGACCAGCACCATCGGGTCGGCGTCCTCGTCGCTGACGCTCAGCGCCGGCCCGAGCGCGTGGGCGGCGGCGAGGAGGTCCTCGGCGGTGCGCCAGGTGCCGCGGACCCAGGTGCCGCGCACGGTGTCGACGGCGTACCAGGCGGGGTCACCGCCATCGGCCTGGCGCCGTCCCTGACGGCGGATGAGCAGCACCTTGCCGCCGTAGGACGCGCTGACGGCCTCGATCTCCTGACCCACCCGCCCGGCCATCGGCGGGGTGTCGAGGGGGGCCTTGGCCCACGGGCCGGGGTGCTCGACGAGCAGCCAACGCGCGGCCACGGGAGCGGAGCCGGCGAGCGGGTCGCCCCGGTGGCGGGCCGCGGCCGAGCAGCGGGAGAGGTCGGTCAGCGCCATTCCGGCGATGCTACGCGGGCCCGGGACGGCCGACGGAGCCCGGCCCCCAAGGAGGGCGGGCCCCGTCGAGACCTGCTGCGGGTCAGGCGCGCCCGTGGGCGGCGCGGCTGCGGCGGCTGAGGCTGTCGATGACGACGGCCAGCAGCAGCACCGCGCCGGTGACGACGAAGCGCACGTCGGAGGAGACCGACAGCAGCGCCAGCCCGTTGCTGATCGAGAAGATCACGACGATGCCGAGCAGGGCCGAGTAGGCCGAGCCGCGACCACCGAAGAGCGAGGTGCCGCCGATGACCGCCGCTGCGATGGCGTTGAGGTTGGTGTCGGCGCCGCCGCTGCTCTGGTTGGCCGAGGCCAGCCGAGCGGCCGCCAGGATGCCGCCGAGGGCCGCGAAGGTGGAGCACAGGGTGAACACCGTGAGGTAGATGCGCTTGACGTTGATGCCGGCGCGGCGCGCCGCCTCGACGTTGCCGCCGATGGCCAGGACCGAGCGTCCCCAGGTGGTGCGGCGGATGAGGAGGTCCATCACCACGACGAGCGCGATGAACAGCACGACCATGTAGGAGACGCCCCGGTCGCGGTTGAGCACGTAGGCCGCGACCAGCAGCAGGAGGGCGAGCAGCCCGGCCCGCAGCGCGAGCGCCGACAGCGGGGCCGCCGACAGGCCGGCGCCGGATCGGCGCTGGTTGGTGCGCAGCCGCGAGAGCAGGTAGACCGCCGGGACGACGACCGCCAGGACGTAGGCGAGCACGTCGGGGAGGAACTGCTGCGAGGCGAACTGCACCACGCCCGACTCGAACGGCAGGTTGATGGTGCCGTCCTTGCCGAGGGTTCGGATCTGGAGCCCGAGGAGCACCAGCAACCCCGCCAGGGTGATGACGAAGCTCGGGACCCCGAAGCGGTTGAACAGCATCCCGTAGACGAGACCGGTCACGACCCCGGCGGCCAGCGCAGCCAGGATGGCCAGCCACACGCTGACGCCGTGGTTGACGAACAGGACCGCCAGGACCGCCCCGGACAGGCCCGACATCGAGCCCACCGACAGGTCGATCTCGCCGAGCAGGAGCACCAGCACCACCCCGATGGCGATGGTGCCGATCGGCACCATCTGCACGGTGAGGTTCACGAGGTTGCGGCTCGAGAGGAAGAGCGGGTTGAGGGCGTAGAAGACGCCCCAGATGAGGACGAGGCCGACGACGACGGGAAGCGAGCCGAGGTCACCCGACTTCACGCGCTGCCAGGTGGCCCCGGCCCAGCCGCCGATGCCCCGGCTGGCGATGAGGCGCTCGTCCTGGAGGTCGGCGGGGAGGGCGGCCGCGGTGGGGTCGGCCGGCGGCGGGGTCTGCGAGGTGGTCACGACTGCTCCTCCTGCGGGGCCCGGCGGGCGGCGCGGGCGGTGACGGCGTTGGTCGTCGCGCCGGTGATGGCGGCGATGATCTCCTGACTGGTGGTGTCGGCGACGCGGAAGTCGCCGTTGTTGCGGCCGAGGCGGAGCACGGCCACGCGGTCGGCGACGGCCATCACGTCGGACATGTTGTGGCTGATGAGGATGACCCCGAGACCCTTCTCGCGCAGCCGCTCGACGAGGTTGAGCACCTCCGCGGTCTGGGCCACGCCGAGCGCGGCCGTGGGCTCGTCGAGCATCACGACCTTGGGCGCGCCGAGCAGCGAGCGGGCGATGGCCACGGTCTGGCGCTGTCCGCCCGAGAGGCTCGCGACGGGGATGCGAACGCTGGGGATCTTGGCGCTGAGCTCGCGCAGCAGCCGCCAGGACTCCTGCTCCATCGTGACCTCGTCGAGGGCGCGGCCGCGCAGCACCTCGTTGCCGAGGAAGAGGTTGCCGACGACGTCGAGGTTGTCGCACAGGGCGAGGTCCTGGAAGACGGTCGCGATGCCCAGGGCCTGTGCCTCCGACGGCGAGTGGATGGTCACCGGCGAGCCGTCGAAGACGACCTCGCCGCCGTCGGGCGAGTAGACGCCCGCGATGGTCTTGACCAGCGTCGACTTGCCGGCGCCGTTGTCGCCGACGAGGGCGACCACCTCCCCCGCGGCCACGTCGAAGTCGATGTCCTTGAGGGCCTGCACCGCGCCGAAGCGCTTGGACACCCCGGTCATCGACAGCACGGGCGCCAGGGTCGTGGTGGTGCTCACGGGTGGCTCACTCCTTCGTGAGGGGGAGGTGGTGAGTCCCCGGGCCGGCCTCGCGGCCGGCCCGGGGACGGGGGTGGTGCTCAGCTGATGCCGAGGGCGGTGCACGCCGTGGCGTACTCGGCGGTGCAGATGTCGGAGGCCTTGTAGAAGCCGTCGGCGATGATCGTGTCCTTGATGTTCTTCTTGGTCACGACCACGGGCTCGAGCAGGGTGGCGGGCACGCCCTCCTTGTCGGCCGCCGCGGCCGGCTTCTGCTTGTTGGCCAGGGCGATCGCGTTCTTGGCGGCGTCCTCGGCCTGGGGCTTGATGGCCTTGTAGATGGTCAGCGCCTGGTCGCCCGAGATGATCCGCTGGATGGCGGCGAGCTCGGCGTCCTGGCCGGTGACCGGCGGGAGCGGGTTGACGCCGCCGCCCTTGAGCGCCGCGATGGCGCCACCGGCGGTGCCGTCGTTGGCCGCGTACACCCCGACGAGGTTGCCCTTGACGGTGCCGACCTGGCCCTCCATCCACGCCTGGGCCTTGTCGGGGCTCCAGTCGGGGGTGTCGTACTCGGCCTTGATGGTGTACCCGCTGGCGTCGAGGACGCTGTGCGCGCCCTTCTTGAAGTCGGCGGCGTTGGCGTCGGTGGGCGAGCCGTTGATCATCACGATGTCGCCGCTGGTCTTGCCGTTGGCCTTCATCGCGTCGACCAGGCCCTGCCCCTGCAGCTGGCCGACCTTCTGGTTGTCGAACGAGACGTAGTAGTCGGAGCCGGCCACGAAGCGGTCGTAGGCGATGACGGGGATGCCCTGCGACTTGGCGTTGTTGACGATGGTCGCGGCCGACTTGCCGTCGACGGCGTCGAGGACCAGGACGTTGGCGCCCTGGGTGATGGCGGCCTCGGCCTGCTGCTGCTGCTTGGCGGCGTCCTGCTCGGCGTTGCTGTAGAGGACCTCGCAGTCGGCGCAGGCGGCCTTGACGGCGGCCTCGAACATCGGCTTGTCGAAGGCCTCGTAGCGGGCGGTCTTGTTCTCGGGGAGGAGCAGGGCGATCTTCTGCGCACCGCCACCGCCCGAGCCGGAGGCCGCGCCGGAGCTCGACCCCCCGGAGGACGAGTCGCTGCCACAGGCCGCCAGGCCCGTCGCGGTGAGGCCGAGCGCGACGACGGCGCCGGCGATCCGGGTGAACCGAGTGGTCATGTGTCTCTCCTGGGTCATGACGTCCGCAGCCACTCTGGTGCGGTCGGTGCAGTCAACTCCGTTCACGGCTTGACGTCAAGCCTTGAATACAAGGAGTTGAGACAACGATTCGATCACGACGCTCACTGGAGGGTCAGCGACGCCCGGTCGGCGTCCTCGCGCAGCTGGTCGGCCAGGGTGAGGGCGCCGCGCACGTCGGCCTCCTCGGGTGCCAGCGCGCCGACCCGCACCTCGACCGACGCCGCCGCGCTCGGGATGGCGCAGCGCTCGATGGCCTCGCGCATGGGGCCCAGCACGAGCTCGCCGACGCGGGCGACCTGCCCGCCCAGGGCGACGACCTCGGGGTTGAGCAGGTTGACCACTCCGGCCAGCGCGACCCCGAGGTGGCGGCCCGAGTCCTCGAGCACCCGGCGGCATCCGGGGTCGCCGTCGAGGGCACGCGAGATGACGTCCCGGAAGGTGAGCGTGCCATGGGTCGGACGCAGCGCCGCGAGCACGGCCCGGGCCCCCACGAAGGTGTCGAGACAGCCGCGGTTGCCGCACCGGCAGACCGGCCCGTTCTCGTCGATGGTGACGTGGCCGATCTCGCCGGCGGTGCCCGCACTCCCCCGGAACAGCTCGCCGCCGATGATGAGGCCGGCCCCGACCCCGTACGACACCTTGAGGAAGACCCCGGTCGAGACTCCCTGCAACGCACCGAGTCTCGCTTCGCCGAGGGCGGCCAGGTTGGCGGTGTTCTCGAGGCGCACCGGCACCTGCACCGCATCCTCCATGGCGGCGGCCACCGCGATGCCCTGCCACCCGGGCAGGATCCCCTCGGAGCCCACCTGACCCGAGACGGTGTCGATCGGGGCGGGCAGCCCGACCACGAGCGAGCGCAGGCCCCCCATCCCCTGCCCGGTGGCCTCGACGAGCTCCTGGACCAGGCGCGCAGCGCGGGACATCCCCTCGTCGGCGGCATGGTCGGCCGGGAGGGGCATCCGGCGCTGGCTCACGATGTCGCCCGGCCCGGTGGCCACGGCGACCCGGATGTCGCGGTCGCCGAACACCGCGGCCGCCAGCAGCCCCTCGCTGGTGGCGGCCGAGACCTGGGTGGCGCGGCGGCCGTTGCGGATGCTCGGGCGCAGGTCGACCATCCCGGCGACGTCGAGCTCCTTGACGAGGTTGGAGACGGTGGCGGCGGACAGGCCGGTGACGCCGGCGATCTCGACCTGGGTGAGCGCCCCGTGCTCGCGCACGGCGTCGAGGACCCGCAGGCGGTTCATCTCCCGGAGGGACGCCTGCGAGCCCGGCGCCGCACTCGTTGGGTTCACGCGCCAAAGATAAGGGAGCCGGGCCCCTGGCGGAAGCACCACGGCCGCGCGCGCTGCGGTCACAGCGGGGGGGCGCGCCGTTCGACGGGCGGAACGGGCCGCCCCGCCCTAGCGTGTGGCCACCCAGACCCCCTGCTCTGAGAGGTTCCCATGCCCCGACGCCGTGCCATGGCCGCCGCCGCCCTCGGGTCGGCCGCCGCGCTCGTCCTCCCGCTCGCCCCCGCGCAGGCCGCGGCGCCGTCCTACGTGGCGTTGGGCGACAGCTACTCGTCGGGGACCGGGACCCGCGACTACCTCGCCGACGGCACGTCGTGCCTGCGCTCGGCCTACGCCTACCCCTCGCTGGTGGCGGCGGCCCGGGGCTACGCCCTGAACCTGCGGGCCTGCTCGGGGGCGAAGGTCGCCGACGTCACGACGACCCAGCTGGCGGCGCTCTCGGCCTCGACCGCGTACGTCTCGATCTCGGTGGGCGGCAACGACGCCGGGTTCGCGGACGTGCTGACCGAGTGCGCGCAGCCGGGCTGGATGAGCGACTGCAACGGCGCGGTCGACGACGCCCAGTCGTTCATCCGGTCGACCCTGCCGAGCCGGCTGGCGACGCTGTACTCGAGCATCCGCGCCAAGGCGCCGAACGCGCGCGTCACCGTCGTGGGGTACCCGCGGATCTTCGACGGTGAGGACTGCAACGCCTTCACGTGGTTCTCCCCCACGGAGGAGAGCCGGCTGAACGCGACCGCCGACCTCGTGAACTCGGTGACGGCCCAGCGCGCGGCGGCCGCGGGCTTCTCGTTCGCCAACCCGACTGCGCGCTTCGTCGGCCACGCGGTCTGCGACAGCCCCGAGTGGATCAACGGCCTCTCGAACCCGATCGTCGAGTCCTACCACCCCAAGAAGGAGGGCCACGCGTACGGCTACGCGCCCACCGTGTCGCCCTACCTCACCGGGGCGACCCTGCGCGTCACAGCCGGAGTGCTGCGCACCGCGGCCGCCGACACGGACCGGCTGACCACCCAGCAGCGGGGCTACGCGGCGCTCGACCGCCGCATCCGGCCCGAGACCGTCGCGGTGCCCGACCTGCACAGCGCGCGCGCCCTCGCGGCGGCCGCGCGCATCGGCCTCGACGTCGACGACCGGGCCGCGGTCGACGCCGCCGACCGCACGGCCTCGGCGCGCCAGGCCGCCGAGCACCGGGCCCGCGCGGGGGCGGCCGGCTGACCCCGCCGTGGCGGGCGGCCGGGGCTCAGGCCCCGGCCGCGCGCAGCAGCTGCTGGGCCAGCGACCGGTCGGTGACGAGCGTGGCCACCCAGCCCCCCAGCAGGAAGGCCCGGGTGACCGCGAGCTTCTCGACGCCGGTGGCCAGCGCGATGACCTCGCGCGGGGCGCGCAGCTCGTCGGCGGTGACGGTCAGCATCCGACGCGTCAGCCCGGTCTCGACGGCCGCACCGTCGGCGTCGACGAACACCCCGAGGGCCTCACCGACCGCGCCGGCGGCAGCGACCTCGGCGCGCACGGGCTCGGGCACCACGTCGTGGATGGTCGAGTGGCCGGCCCGCCAGGCCCCGAGGCTCACGACCGCCACCGTGACCCGCGCGACCTCGGCCTGGGCGGCCGCCACGGCGGGCTGGCGGCGCATGGTGACCGCGCTCTCGGCGTCGTCCAGCACGAACGGCGCGTAGTACAGGTGGGCCGGCACGCCGGTGAGGGCCGCGGCGGCGCGCACGACGTCGACGGGCGTGTGCTCGCCGTCGATGACCATGGACCCGCTCAGCTGCACGACCGGCACCGGCGGGAGGGAGGGCAGCGCCTGCACCATCGCGCTGACCGTGCGCGCCCACGGCAGGCCGAGGACGTCGCCCTCGCCCACGACGTCGAGCAGCAGCTCCGCCGCCGCAGCGCCCACCCGGGCGCGGCGCAGGCCGGGCTCGTCGGGGCAGTCGACCACCACGCAGCGCCGCAGCCCGTAGGCATCGCGCAGCCGCGCCGAGAGCTCGCTGTCGACCCCGCTCCGGTCGACGATCTCGATCCGCACGATGCCGCTGGTGCGGGCGGCCTCGAGCAGCCGGGCCACCTTGAAGCGGCTCATGCCGAGCGCGCCCGCGATGTCGACCTTGCTCTCGCCCGCCAGGTAGTGCCGGCGCGCGACCTCCGCGGCCAGCACGGCGTCCGGGGCGCGCAGGGTGTCGCTCACGGCGTCCGTCCTCTCACCGGACCCGGTGCGAGAGAGGCACCCGACGCGGGGTGCGGGTCGCGAGGCGCGGCCGGGTCCGGGCCGCGCATCACCTGAGCGGATTGTCCCTCTTCCGAGCGGACGAGGGCAACGTCGTCCCGGAAGGACTGACAGGATGACCGTGGCAGTGCCGCCCACACCCGAAGGACCTCCGATGACCGACCGCCCCCTCGTCGCCGGCGTCGACACCTCCACCCAGTCGTGCAAGGTGGTGGTGTGCGACGCCACGACCGGGGAGGTCGTGCGCACCGGCCGTGGCACCCACCCCGACGCCACCGAGGTCGAGCCCGCGCGCTGGTGGGATGCGTGGCAGGCGGCCACGGCCGGGGGGCTGCTCGACGGCGTCGGGGCGCTGGCGGTCGGCGGTCAGCAGCACGGGATGGTCCTGCTGGACGAGAGGGACGAGGTGGTCCGCCCCGCCCTGCTGTGGAACGACACCCGCTCGGCCGGTACCGCCCGCGACCTGGTCGACGAGCTCGGCGGCCCCCAGGCCTGGGCCGACGCGGTGGGCATCGTGCCGCTGGCGGCCATCACCGCCGCCAAGGTGCGCTGGGTGCGTGACACCGAGCCCGCCTCGATGGAGCGCGCCACCCGGGTGGTCCTCCCCCACGACTGGCTGACCGGCCGCATCCTCACCGACGGCGGGGGCTTCGAGGGCTGGACGACCGACGCCGGCGACGCGTCGGGCACCGGCTGGTTCGATGCCGCCACCCGCGAGTACCGCCCCGACCTGCTGCGACTGGCCGCCGGGCGCGACCTGGGGCTCCCCCGGGTCGCCGGCCCGGCCGAGGTGGTGGGCCGCACCCGCGACGGGATGGCCCTCGCCCCCGGCACCGGCGACAACATGGGCGCCGCGCTCGGCCTCGGGCTGGGGCGCGGCGACGTCGTGGTCTCGCTCGGCACCAGCGGCACGGCCTTCGCCCGCCACGACCGGCCGACCGCCGACCCCAGCGGCTTCGTGCAGTCCTTCGCGGATGCCGAGGGCGGCTTCCTGCCCCTGGTCTGCACCCTCAACGCCGCGCGGGTGCTGACCTCGGGCGCGGCGATGCTCGGGGTCGACCTCGCCGGGCTCGACGACCTGGCCCTCGCGGCCGACCCGGGGGCCGGTGGGCTCACCCTGCTGCCGTTCCTCGACGGCGAGCGCACGCCCAACCTGCCCGACGCCACCGGCTCCCTGCACGGCCTCACCCGCGCCAACGCCACCCCCGAGAACCTGGCCCGCGCCGTGGTCGAGGGGATGCTGCTGGGGCTGGCGAGCGCCGTCGACGCCGTGCGCGACCGCGCCGGCTGCCCGGTCGAGCGGGTCCTGCTCATCGGCGGTGCGGCCGCGTCGCGGGCCGTGCGAACCGTCGCGCCCGACGTCCTCGGGGCGCCGGTGGCGGTGCCGGAACCCGGTGAGTACGTCGCGGTCGGGGCCGCGCGCCAGGCCGCCTGGGCACTGGCCGGTGGTGACGCTCCCCCGGCGTGGCCCGTCGCGGTCGAGGCCACCGTCGAGCCGCGCGAGCCCGAGCGCGGCGCCGAGCTGAGGGCCCGCTACGCCGACGTCCTGCGCGCCGCCCATCCCTGAGCCGCGGGGGTCGCGGCGCCACTAGGTTGGTCCGATGACCGACGCGCCTCGCGAGCTCGACATCGTCCTCTTCGGAGCCACCGGCTTCGTGGGTCGCCTCACCGCCGCCCACCTGGCCGAGCAGGCACCGGCCGGGATGCGCATCGGCCTGGCCGGGCGCTCCCGCGAGCGCCTCGAGACCGTCCGCACCGAGCTGGGCTGGGCGGCCGCCGACTGGCCGGTCATCGTCCTCGACGCCCTCGACCAGGACGCGGTGGCCGACCTCGCCGCCCGGGCCCGGGTCGTGGTGACCACGGTCGGCCCCTACGCCCGGCTGGGCCTCCCCCTGGCCGCCGCCTGCGCCGCCGCGGGCACGCACTACTGCGACCTCACCGGCGAGGTGCTCTTCGTGCACCGCAGCGTCGCGGCCCACCACGAGCCCGCGATGCTCAGCGGCGCCAAGGTCGTACACGCCTGCGGCTTCGACTCGGTGCCGAGCGACCTCGGGGTGCTGCTGTGCGCCGACGCCGCCCGGGCCGACGGCGCCGAGCTGGGGTCGACCCGGCTGGCGGTGCGCTCGATGAAGGGCGGCTTCAGCGGCGGCACCATCGACTCGGCGCGCACCCAGGCCATCGAGATGCGGGCCGACCCCACCACCCGCCGTATCGCCGGCGACCCGTGGGCGCTTGCCGAGGGCGGCCGGCCGCCACGGCCGCCCCGCGGGTCCGCCCCCCGGCGCCGTGGCGTCGCGGCCCTGGCCGGCCGGGTCACCCAGGCCTCGCCGGTGCGCCGCGACCCCGACAACGCGCACTTCACCGGGCCGTTCGTGATGGCCGCCTTCAACACGCGCGTGGTCGCCCGGTCGGCCTCGCTGCTGGGCTACGGCAGCGGCTTCCGTTACACCGAGTACTCCGACTACGGCCCGGGGGCCAAGGGCGCCGTGACCGCCGGCGTGGTCTCGGCCGGGTTGCTCGCCGGCGTCGCCGGGATGGCGTTCCGTCCCACCCGGGCGGTGCTCGACCGCCTCCTGCCGGCCCCCGGCGAGGGCCCGAGCGAGGACGCCATGCGCGCGGGGCGCTTCCGGATGGTCGTCACGGCGGCCGCCAGCAACGGCTCGCGCTACCGCGCCACCGTCGCGGCGCCCTACGACCCCGGGTACTCGGGCACCGCCATCATGCTCGGCCAGTCGGCGCTGGCCCTGGCACAGGACGACGCCGGGCTGCCCGCCGCCACCGGCGTCCTGACGCCGGCGACGGCCCTCGGGATGCCGTTGGTGCACCGGCTGCGGGCCCACGGCTTCACCCTCGAGGTCGAGCGCCTCCCCGCGACGAGCTGATCGCGGCGGCGATGCGCTCGGCGTCGATCCGCAGCTCGCGCAGCATGCCCGAGATCGGGTTGGTGAAGCCGGTGAACCACAGGCCGGGGCGGGCTTCGGGGCGGGCCGAACCGCGCACCGTGGGCAGCCCCCGCTCGCCGAGCACCCCGAGGTGGCCGACCAGCGGCTCGAGGCCCGCCCGGTAGCCGGTGGCCGTGACCACCAGCGCCGGCCGCAGGCGGGTGCCGTCGGCCAGCACGACCTCGTCGCCGTCGAAGGCCTCGAGGGCCGCGACCGGCTCGACGCGCCGCGCCCGGATGGCGCTGACGATGCCGACGTCCTGCACGGGGACCCGGCCGTCGAGGGTGCGGCTGTAGAGGTCGGCGGCGGCGCGCGGCATCCCGAACTCGGTGAGGTCGGCCTCCTGCACCCGGGCCAGGACACCCGAGACGCGGTCGACCACACGCGGGGGCAGGCGGCGCACGGCGATGCCGGTGGCCTGGGCCGGCACGCCCATCCGGTCACGGGCCAGGATGTGCGGTGGGGTGCGGACCGACAGCCAGACCCGGGTCGCCCCGTGCTCGGCGAGGTCGGTGGCGATCTCGGTGCCGGTGTTGCCAGTGCCCACGACGAGGACGTCGCGCCCGGCCCAGCGGCGGCCGTTGCGGTAGTCGCGGGCGTGCAGGACCTCGCCGGTGAAGCCGTCGCTGCCGGGCCAGGACGGCGTCACCGGGGTGTGGTTGTAGCCGGTGGCGACCACGACGTCGCGGGCCACCACGGTCGTGCCGTCGGCCAGGTGCACCTCCCACCGGGCGTCGCCGGAGCCGGGGTCGATGCGCTCGACGGCGGCGCCGGTGCGCAGTCGCAGCCGGTGGTGGGCGGCGTACTCCTCGAGATAGCGCACCACGTCGTCGCGGGCCACCCAGCGGCCGAACCGGCGCGGGATGCGGTAGCCGGGCAGGGCCGACCAGCCGCGCGGAGTGTGCAGGTGCAGGCGCTCGTAGTGGGTGCGCCACCGCTCGCCGACGTGGGGCCCCGCGTCGAGCACCAGCGGGTCAGACCCCCGCATCCGCAGTGCCCCGGCGACGGCCAGGCCGCCCGGGCCCGCCCCCACGACGACCACGTCCTCGACCCCGCGCCCGTCGACCATGGCCGCACGCTACTCCCGGCCCTGCGCCGCTCCCCGGACCCGGGGACGTTGGTCCCTTGGACGCCGGCCCGCCCGACAACCACACTTCGTAGTACAGCGCCGTTCCGACGCCCCGAGCCGAAGGAGCCCGCCATGCCCGCGCCGTCCGTCCCCCCGCCGTCGGTCTCCGACCCGGCGGTCCGCGTCCTGTCCGCCGACGAGACCTGGGAGATGCTGCGCCGCCACGAGCTGGGCCGGCTGGCGTTCCACCTGAGCGACGAGGTGCACCTCGTACCGGTCAACTACGGCGTCGACCACCAGGACCGGGTCGTGTTCCGCACCGCCGAGGGCGACAAGCTCCTCGGTGTCCGCTTCGACGCCGACGTCGCCTTCGAGATCGACGAGCTCGACGGCTTCCGCGCCCGCAGCGTGGTGCTGCGCGGGCGGGCCCGGGTGCTCAAGGGTGACGAGGCGGAGGCCGCCGACCGGCTGCCTCGCCGGCCCTGGGTGCCGGGGATGCGCGAGGAGGTCGTCGCCGTCACGGTCGACGAGCTGAGCGGGCGCGAGTTCGTCCTACGCCCGCCTACGCTGCGGGAGTGACCGCGCCCGTCCCGATGCCGCGCGCTGGCCGGGTCGTCGTCGCGAGCGACTCCTTCAAGGGCTCGCTGACGTCCGCGCAGGTCGGGGCGGCGGTGCGAGCGGGCATCCTCGACGTCGTCCCCGACGCCGTCGTCACGGTCGTGCCCGTGGCCGACGGTGGCGAGGGCACGGTCGCGGCCGCCCTGGCCACGGGGTACGAGCCGGTGGCGGCCACCGTCCACGGCCCGACCGGCGAGCTCCACACCACGACGCTCGCCTGGCATCAGGGCGCGGGCACCGCGGTGGTCGAGCTGGCCGACGCGTGCGGGCTCGGACGCCTGGCCGGTGGCGTTGCGGCCCCGCTCACCGCCTCGAGCCGGGGGCTGGGCGACGCGCTGCGGGCGGCCCTCGGGCTGGGGCCTCGCCTGCTGGTGGTCGG
Proteins encoded in this window:
- a CDS encoding sucrase ferredoxin, encoding MALTDLSRCSAAARHRGDPLAGSAPVAARWLLVEHPGPWAKAPLDTPPMAGRVGQEIEAVSASYGGKVLLIRRQGRRQADGGDPAWYAVDTVRGTWVRGTWRTAEDLLAAAHALGPALSVSDEDADPMVLVCTHGTRDACCAVRGRPIAARLARERPGDVWECTHLGGHRFSGTLLVLPDGACYGMLDTDDAAEVVSGHLAGRVTASHLRGLTRYEPEVQAAVAAVLREYGPTGSTDAEAGLVTPGRAGMPTRVEVLGHGPVPELVVVDIVREELPEAPLSCGAGPKPHVAYRTTLSLPA
- a CDS encoding sugar ABC transporter permease is translated as MTTSQTPPPADPTAAALPADLQDERLIASRGIGGWAGATWQRVKSGDLGSLPVVVGLVLIWGVFYALNPLFLSSRNLVNLTVQMVPIGTIAIGVVLVLLLGEIDLSVGSMSGLSGAVLAVLFVNHGVSVWLAILAALAAGVVTGLVYGMLFNRFGVPSFVITLAGLLVLLGLQIRTLGKDGTINLPFESGVVQFASQQFLPDVLAYVLAVVVPAVYLLSRLRTNQRRSGAGLSAAPLSALALRAGLLALLLLVAAYVLNRDRGVSYMVVLFIALVVVMDLLIRRTTWGRSVLAIGGNVEAARRAGINVKRIYLTVFTLCSTFAALGGILAAARLASANQSSGGADTNLNAIAAAVIGGTSLFGGRGSAYSALLGIVVIFSISNGLALLSVSSDVRFVVTGAVLLLAVVIDSLSRRSRAAHGRA
- a CDS encoding ATP-binding cassette domain-containing protein; the encoded protein is MTGVSKRFGAVQALKDIDFDVAAGEVVALVGDNGAGKSTLVKTIAGVYSPDGGEVVFDGSPVTIHSPSEAQALGIATVFQDLALCDNLDVVGNLFLGNEVLRGRALDEVTMEQESWRLLRELSAKIPSVRIPVASLSGGQRQTVAIARSLLGAPKVVMLDEPTAALGVAQTAEVLNLVERLREKGLGVILISHNMSDVMAVADRVAVLRLGRNNGDFRVADTTSQEIIAAITGATTNAVTARAARRAPQEEQS
- a CDS encoding substrate-binding domain-containing protein, giving the protein MTTRFTRIAGAVVALGLTATGLAACGSDSSSGGSSSGAASGSGGGGAQKIALLLPENKTARYEAFDKPMFEAAVKAACADCEVLYSNAEQDAAKQQQQAEAAITQGANVLVLDAVDGKSAATIVNNAKSQGIPVIAYDRFVAGSDYYVSFDNQKVGQLQGQGLVDAMKANGKTSGDIVMINGSPTDANAADFKKGAHSVLDASGYTIKAEYDTPDWSPDKAQAWMEGQVGTVKGNLVGVYAANDGTAGGAIAALKGGGVNPLPPVTGQDAELAAIQRIISGDQALTIYKAIKPQAEDAAKNAIALANKQKPAAAADKEGVPATLLEPVVVTKKNIKDTIIADGFYKASDICTAEYATACTALGIS
- a CDS encoding ROK family transcriptional regulator, which codes for MNPTSAAPGSQASLREMNRLRVLDAVREHGALTQVEIAGVTGLSAATVSNLVKELDVAGMVDLRPSIRNGRRATQVSAATSEGLLAAAVFGDRDIRVAVATGPGDIVSQRRMPLPADHAADEGMSRAARLVQELVEATGQGMGGLRSLVVGLPAPIDTVSGQVGSEGILPGWQGIAVAAAMEDAVQVPVRLENTANLAALGEARLGALQGVSTGVFLKVSYGVGAGLIIGGELFRGSAGTAGEIGHVTIDENGPVCRCGNRGCLDTFVGARAVLAALRPTHGTLTFRDVISRALDGDPGCRRVLEDSGRHLGVALAGVVNLLNPEVVALGGQVARVGELVLGPMREAIERCAIPSAAASVEVRVGALAPEEADVRGALTLADQLREDADRASLTLQ
- a CDS encoding SGNH/GDSL hydrolase family protein — translated: MPRRRAMAAAALGSAAALVLPLAPAQAAAPSYVALGDSYSSGTGTRDYLADGTSCLRSAYAYPSLVAAARGYALNLRACSGAKVADVTTTQLAALSASTAYVSISVGGNDAGFADVLTECAQPGWMSDCNGAVDDAQSFIRSTLPSRLATLYSSIRAKAPNARVTVVGYPRIFDGEDCNAFTWFSPTEESRLNATADLVNSVTAQRAAAAGFSFANPTARFVGHAVCDSPEWINGLSNPIVESYHPKKEGHAYGYAPTVSPYLTGATLRVTAGVLRTAAADTDRLTTQQRGYAALDRRIRPETVAVPDLHSARALAAAARIGLDVDDRAAVDAADRTASARQAAEHRARAGAAG
- a CDS encoding sugar-binding transcriptional regulator, with product MSDTLRAPDAVLAAEVARRHYLAGESKVDIAGALGMSRFKVARLLEAARTSGIVRIEIVDRSGVDSELSARLRDAYGLRRCVVVDCPDEPGLRRARVGAAAAELLLDVVGEGDVLGLPWARTVSAMVQALPSLPPVPVVQLSGSMVIDGEHTPVDVVRAAAALTGVPAHLYYAPFVLDDAESAVTMRRQPAVAAAQAEVARVTVAVVSLGAWRAGHSTIHDVVPEPVRAEVAAAGAVGEALGVFVDADGAAVETGLTRRMLTVTADELRAPREVIALATGVEKLAVTRAFLLGGWVATLVTDRSLAQQLLRAAGA
- the xylB gene encoding xylulokinase; this translates as MTDRPLVAGVDTSTQSCKVVVCDATTGEVVRTGRGTHPDATEVEPARWWDAWQAATAGGLLDGVGALAVGGQQHGMVLLDERDEVVRPALLWNDTRSAGTARDLVDELGGPQAWADAVGIVPLAAITAAKVRWVRDTEPASMERATRVVLPHDWLTGRILTDGGGFEGWTTDAGDASGTGWFDAATREYRPDLLRLAAGRDLGLPRVAGPAEVVGRTRDGMALAPGTGDNMGAALGLGLGRGDVVVSLGTSGTAFARHDRPTADPSGFVQSFADAEGGFLPLVCTLNAARVLTSGAAMLGVDLAGLDDLALAADPGAGGLTLLPFLDGERTPNLPDATGSLHGLTRANATPENLARAVVEGMLLGLASAVDAVRDRAGCPVERVLLIGGAAASRAVRTVAPDVLGAPVAVPEPGEYVAVGAARQAAWALAGGDAPPAWPVAVEATVEPREPERGAELRARYADVLRAAHP